The proteins below come from a single Papaver somniferum cultivar HN1 chromosome 11, ASM357369v1, whole genome shotgun sequence genomic window:
- the LOC113321723 gene encoding tubulin beta-7 chain-like produces MREILHIQGGQCGNQIGAKFWEVVCAEHGIDSIGKYEGDSELQLERINVYYNEASGGRYVPRAVLMDLEPGTMDSIRSGPFGQIFRPDNFVFGQSGAGNNWAKGHYTEGAELIDSVLDVVRKEVENCDCLQGFQVCHSLGGGTGSGMGTLLISKIREEYPDRMMLTFSVFPSPKVSDTVVEPYNATLSVHQLVENADECMVLDNEALYDICFRTLKLSTPSFGDLNHLISATMSGVTCCLRFPGQLNSDLRKLAVNLIPFPRLHFFMVGFAPLTSRGSQQYRNLTVPELTQQMWDSKNMMCAADPRHGRYLTASAMFRGKMSTKEVDEQMINVQNKNSSYFVEWIPNNVKSTVCDIPPTGLKMASTFIGNSTSIQEMFRRVSEQFTAMFRRKAFLHWYTGEGMDEMEFTEAESNMNDLVSEYQQYQDATADEEGEYEDEEAEYEE; encoded by the exons ATGAGAGAAATCCTTCATATCCAAGGAGGTCAGTGCGGAAATCAAATCGGTGCAAAGTTCTGGGAAGTAGTATGTGCAGAACATGGGATTGATAGTATTGGAAAGTATGAAGGAGATTCAGAACTTCAATTAGAGAGAATTAATGTTTATTACAATGAAGCAAGTGGTGGAAGATATGTACCGAGAGCTGTACTTATGGATCTTGAGCCTGGTACTATGGATTCAATCAGATCTGGTCCTTTTGGTCAGATCTTCAGACCCGATAACTTCGTTTTTGGTCAATCTGGTGCTGGTAATAACTGGGCGAAAGGTCATTATACTGAAGGTGCTGAGTTGATTGATTCCGTTCTTGATGTTGTCAGAAAAGAAGTCGAGAATTGTGATTGCTTACAAG GGTTTCAAGTATGTCATTCTTTGGGAGGAGGAACTGGATCTGGGATGGGAACTCTATTGATTTCAAAGATCAGAGAAGAATACCCTGATAGGATGATGCTTACTTTCTCGGTTTTCCCATCACCTAAAGTGTCTGATACTGTGGTTGAGCCTTACAATGCTACTTTGTCTGTTCATCAACTTGTTGAGAACGCTGATGAGTGTATGGTTCTTGATAACGAAGCTTTGTATGATATTTGTTTCAGAACTCTCAAGCTCAGTACTCCTAgct TTGGAGATTTGAACCATTTAATATCTGCAACAATGTCTGGAGTTACTTGTTGTTTGAGGTTTCCTGGACAATTGAACTCTGATCTGCGAAAGCTTGCTGTGAATTTGATTCCGTTCCCTCGTCTACATTTTTTCATGGTGGGATTTGCTCCACTTACATCTCGTGGATCACAGCAATACAGAAACCTTACAGTTCCAGAGCTTACACAACAGATGTGGGATTCAAAGAACATGATGTGTGCCGCTGATCCGAGGCATGGACGATACCTGACTGCTTCAGCTATGTTCCGTGGGAAAATGAGTACTAAAGAAGTTGATGAACAGATGATTAATGTTCAGAACAAGAATTCGTCCTACTTCGTCGAATGGATTCCAAACAATGTTAAATCAACTGTTTGTGATATCCCACCCACTGGTCTTAAGATGGCTTCTACTTTCATTGGTAACTCAACTTCGATTCAAGAAATGTTCCGTCGTGTTAGTGAACAATTTACTGCTATGTTTAGGAGAAAGGCTTTCTTGCATTGGTACACTGGTGAAGGTATGGATGAGATGGAATTCACTGAGGCTGAGAGCAACATGAACGATTTGGTCTCCGAGTACCAGCAATACCAAGATGCAACTGCTGATGAAGAAGGTGAATATGAAGACGAGGAAGCAGAATATGAGGAATAA
- the LOC113322976 gene encoding L-type lectin-domain containing receptor kinase VIII.2-like, whose protein sequence is MEILAVSGTRRRYYYCFFLVVVSCCFVTLSVAKPLASFAYKRFDEKTLSFDTEIGLYGDAKVVNDSGSVEMNGNMVWNSGKLVHRKTIRLGNRKSPVSFSSYFSFSISSENGDGLAFMLIPKGFPLVNGGGSFGLGDKLENGGGKVVAVEFDTLKNVEHGDQNGNHVGIDLGSLVSVKVSNASSVNVILNSGKKLHSWVDYDASSKRLEVRLCNFSESRPNDPLVSYQIDLSRMWKEEEVFVGIGSSSGNSTQTSGVYSWSFRLRRVPTWMHSEPLDPQEYSKVYSHENKPPIIHSRTVCAFKIVTILLFGVGCGALAASIMLFLWTVFANRRAAVVPAEYPDHPVEYGYEKIKVVAEKATTDDKK, encoded by the coding sequence ATGGAGATTCTTGCAGTTTCAGGTACCAGGAGGAGGTATTATTATTGCTTCTTTTTAGTAgttgtttcttgttgttttgttacTTTATCTGTTGCAAAACCTTTAGCTTCATTTGCATACAAAAGATTTGATGAAAAGACCCTTAGTTTTGATACTGAAATTGGGTTATATGGAGATGCTAAGGTTGTTAATGATAGTGGTTCTGTTGAAATGAATGGTAATATGGTTTGGAATTCTGGGAAACTTGTTCATAGAAAAACCATTCGATTAGGGAACCGCAAGAGCCCGGTTTCGTTCTCTTCGTATTTCTCGTTCTCGATTTCATCTGAGAATGGAGATGGACTTGCTTTTATGTTGATACCAAAGGGGTTTCCTTTGGTGAATGGAGGAGGATCATTTGGGCTTGGAGATAAGTTGGAAAATGGTGGGGGTAAAGTTGTTGCTGTTGAATTTGATACATTGAAGAATGTCGAACATGGTGACCAGAATGGGAATCATGTTGGGATCGATTTGGGTAGTTTAGTTTCTGTTAAGGTTAGCAATGCTTCATCTGTCAATGTGATTCTCAACAGTGGGAAGAAATTACACTCCTGGGTCGATTACGATGCTAGTTCGAAGCGTTTAGAAGTTCGATTGTGTAATTTTAGCGAGAGCAGGCCGAATGATCCGTTAGTTTCCTATCAAATTGATTTGTCAAGAATGTGGAAGGAAGAGGAAGTGTTTGTCGGAATAGGTTCTTCAAGTGGGAATTCTACTCAGACAAGTGGTGTTTATTCATGGAGCTTTAGGTTAAGGCGTGTTCCGACATGGATGCATTCTGAACCTCTGGATCCTCAAGAGTACTCAAAAGTGTATTCACACGAGAACAAGCCTCCGATTATCCATTCCAGAACAGTTTGTGCTTTCAAGATTGTCACTATACTACTTTTCGGAGTTGGATGTGGAGCTTTGGCTGCTTCAATAATGTTGTTCTTATGGACTGTCTTTGCTAATAGACGTGCAGCGGTTGTTCCAGCTGAATATCCTGATCACCCCGTGGAATATGGGTATGAGAAGATCAAAGTAGTTGCTGAGAAAGCCACCACTGACGACAAGAAATGA